One window from the genome of Gadus macrocephalus chromosome 7, ASM3116895v1 encodes:
- the LOC132461530 gene encoding solute carrier family 22 member 6-like: protein MGFADLLEQVGSTGRFQVVHTLLLCLPVLMMASHNLLQNFVAGVPPHFCSTHTNLSASTRMSAAEKLHITVPIDANGSPEKCRRYELPQWHLLANNGSTDPEVWEDSEQAALRGCDDGWTYDERERSSSIISEWHLVCSLRSLKSMGQTVYMGGVLVGAGVFGALADHFGRRVLLTMCYLLMAVSGTCAAFSPSFSLFCLFRFMCGMALSGVGLNSFSLIVEWIPTRVRTVVGTGTGYFYTMGQLILALVAYFIRDWRWLTFAVSLPFYVAFLYSWWLLESSRWLALKHKPEQAVKNLRAVARYNGRRADGKKIDVEVVQSSMKKEMSGCKSSYTSLDLFRTPAMRKMTVCLSAVWFSTSFAYYGLSMDLQKFGVDIYLIQVIFGAVDFPAKVIINITMSYCGRRLSQCGGIVLAGITILSNLFVPYDKQMLRTCLAVIGKGCLAASFNCCFLWSGELYPTILRQSGLGWVSMMARLGAMAAPLVLLLGEYVTWLPGFVFGLVPFLSGVAALLLPETLNTPLPDTIQDVEDRGTGRVSKTEKKEAIFLQDNADHLLKQTS from the exons ATGGGTTTCGCCGACCTCTTGGAGCAGGTGGGCAGCACGGGGCGCTTCCAGGTCGTGCACACCCTCCTGCTGTGCCTCCCCGTGCTCATGATGGCGAGTCACAACCTGCTACAAAACTTCGTGGCCGGGGTGCCCCCCCACTTCTGCAGCACGCACACGAACCTCTCCGCTTCCACGCGGATGAGCGCGGCAGAGAAGCTGCACATAACAGTGCCAATTGATGCAAACGGATCTCCGGAGAAATGCCGGCGTTACGAGTTGCCACAGTGGCATCTGCTGGCCAACAACGGAAGCACAGATCCCGAGGTGTGGGAAGACTCGGAACAGGCGGCCCTTCGGGGCTGCGACGACGGGTGGACTTAcgacgagagggagagaagctCCAGCATTATTTCAGAG TGGCATCTGGTGTGCAGCCTGCGCTCCCTTAAGTCAATGGGACAGACTGTGTACATGGGGGGCGTGCTCGTGGGAGCGGGGGTCTTCGGAGCACTGGCCGACCA CTTTGGGCGGCGGGTCCTACTGACCATGTGCTACCTGCTGATGGCCGTGAGCGGGACGTGTGccgccttctccccctccttctccctcttctgcCTCTTCCGCTTCATGTGTGGCATGGCTCTGTCGGGAGTCGGGCTCAACAGCTTCTCACTCA TCGTGGAATGGATTCCGACTCGCGTGCGGACGGTGGTTGGCACGGGGACAGGCTACTTCTACACCATGGGCCAGCTGATCCTGGCGTTGGTGGCCTACTTCATCAGGGACTGGCGCTGGCTGACCTTTGCTGTGTCCTTGCCGTTCTATGTGGCCTTCCTGTACTCCTG GTGGCTCCTTGAATCTTCACGATGGCTGGCGCTGAAACATAAGCCGGAGCAGGCCGTCAAAAACCTAAGAGCAGTGGCGCGCTACAATGGTCGCCGAGCCGATGGAAAGAAGATTGACGTGGAG GTGGTGCAGTCGTCCATGAAGAAGGAGATGTCCGGGTGCAAGAGCTCCTACACCAGCCTGGACCTGTTCCGCACCCCCGCCATGAGGAAGATGACAGTGTGCCTGAGCGCCGTCTG GTTCTCCACTAGCTTTGCCTACTACGGCCTCTCCATGGACCTCCAGAAGTTTGGCGTGGACATCTACCTGATTCAGGTGATATTCGGTGCTGTGGACTTCCCCGCCAAGGTGATCATCAACATCACCATGAGCTACTGCGGTCGCCGGCTCTCACAGTGTGGGGGCATTGTCCTGGCTGGCATCACCATTCTGTCCAACCTGTTTGTGCCTTACG aTAAACAGATGCTGCGAACATGTCTAGCCGTGATTGGAAAGGGCTGTCTGGCCGCGTCCTTCAACTGCTGCTTCCTGTGGTCAGGGGAGCTGTACCCCACTATCCTACG acaGTCAGGTCTGGGCTGGGTCAGCATGATGGCACGGCTGGGAGCCATGGCGGCTCCGTTGGTGCTCCTGCTGGGGGAGTATGTCACCTGGCTCCCAGGCTTCGTCTTCGGCCTAGTTCCTTTCCTGAGTGGCGTTGCAGCCTTGTTACTGCCCGAGACCCTGAACACCCCACTGCCAGACACCATACAGGATGTAGAGGATAG GGGGACTGGAAGAGTCTCCAAGACTGAGAAAAAAGAAGCAATATTCTTACAAGACAACGCAGACCATCTGCTGAAGCAAACATCTTGA